A DNA window from Thiobacillus denitrificans ATCC 25259 contains the following coding sequences:
- a CDS encoding secretin and TonB N-terminal domain-containing protein: MSFHPSPLLTALVAFSLTACAGTGLKEGRKLIDAGQPEAGIARLRTALAEEPDNIKLKAYYHTQRERIASELLVRAQQDVHAARFDAAETKLDSVLEMHPENPRALALRANLETARRHEAALQQANKALAAGKVDAAAQAAREILAQAPGHAGALALLRQTQAAHAPDELAMRRLGPAFHKPITLEFRDAPLRNVFDMIARQSGLNFVFDKDVRLDTKATLFARNTPIDEAVDMLLMTGQLSKKVVNANTLLIYPDQPQKQKAYQELMVKSFYLGNADAKATMAMLRTLVKAKDLHVDERLNLLVMRDTPDAIRLAERIVAVQDLAEPEVMLEVEVLEVKRGRLLDLGIQYPTNFSLLNLPPATSSTIGPGGVVTNTTPPPSVLTVESLKNITASQIAISPTPGVDLRKQDSDVNILANPRIRVKNREKAKIHIGDKVPVITSNTTSTGVVSESVSYLDVGLKLDVEPSVLMREDVQIRVGLEVSNIVREIRSGNGTLTYQIGTRNAGTTLRLKDGETQVLAGLISDEDRSTASRIPGLGDLPLIGRLFSSQRDERNKTEIVLLITPRVLRSDATRLPALTEFRGGTENAIGGGGAVPFSAPALPEASQPPLPDEGPTSPSAIAPAPESEIPPAPDTFGTPSVPVPQIPAPPDAAD; encoded by the coding sequence TTGTCCTTCCATCCGTCGCCCTTGCTCACCGCGCTGGTCGCGTTCAGCCTGACCGCGTGCGCAGGCACCGGTCTCAAGGAGGGCCGCAAGCTGATCGACGCCGGGCAGCCCGAGGCCGGGATCGCGCGCCTGCGCACCGCCCTGGCCGAAGAACCCGACAACATCAAGCTCAAGGCCTACTACCATACGCAGCGCGAGCGCATCGCCAGCGAACTATTGGTGCGGGCGCAACAGGATGTCCACGCCGCACGCTTCGACGCGGCCGAAACCAAGCTCGACAGCGTGCTCGAAATGCATCCGGAAAATCCGCGCGCGCTCGCCCTGCGCGCCAATCTCGAGACGGCGCGCCGCCACGAAGCGGCCTTGCAGCAGGCGAACAAGGCGCTCGCCGCGGGTAAGGTCGACGCGGCCGCGCAGGCTGCGCGCGAGATCCTCGCGCAGGCGCCGGGGCATGCCGGCGCGCTTGCCCTGCTGCGGCAGACCCAGGCCGCGCACGCGCCCGACGAACTCGCGATGCGCCGGCTCGGCCCGGCCTTTCACAAACCGATCACGCTGGAATTTCGCGACGCGCCGCTGCGCAACGTCTTCGACATGATCGCCCGCCAGTCCGGCCTCAACTTCGTTTTCGACAAGGATGTCCGTCTCGACACCAAGGCCACGCTGTTCGCGCGCAACACGCCGATCGACGAGGCCGTCGACATGCTCCTGATGACCGGGCAGCTGTCGAAAAAGGTGGTCAACGCCAACACGCTGTTGATTTATCCCGACCAGCCGCAGAAGCAGAAGGCCTACCAGGAGCTGATGGTGAAAAGCTTCTACCTCGGCAACGCCGACGCCAAGGCGACGATGGCAATGCTGCGCACGCTGGTCAAGGCGAAGGACCTGCACGTCGACGAACGGCTCAACCTGCTGGTCATGCGCGACACGCCCGATGCGATCCGTCTCGCCGAGCGCATCGTCGCCGTGCAGGACCTGGCCGAGCCCGAGGTCATGCTCGAGGTCGAGGTGCTCGAAGTGAAGCGCGGGCGCCTGCTCGACCTCGGCATCCAGTACCCGACCAATTTCAGCCTGCTCAACCTGCCGCCGGCGACGAGTTCGACCATCGGCCCCGGCGGGGTCGTCACCAATACGACCCCGCCGCCATCGGTGCTGACCGTCGAGAGCCTGAAGAACATCACGGCGAGCCAGATCGCGATCAGCCCGACGCCCGGCGTCGACCTCAGAAAGCAGGACAGCGACGTCAACATCCTCGCCAATCCGCGCATCCGCGTGAAGAACCGCGAAAAGGCCAAGATCCACATCGGCGACAAGGTGCCGGTGATCACGTCCAACACGACGTCGACCGGCGTCGTCTCCGAATCGGTGTCGTATCTCGACGTCGGCCTCAAGCTCGACGTCGAACCGAGCGTGCTGATGCGCGAGGACGTGCAGATCCGCGTCGGCCTCGAGGTTTCCAACATCGTGCGCGAGATCCGCAGCGGCAACGGCACGCTGACCTACCAGATCGGGACGCGCAACGCCGGCACGACGCTGCGCCTGAAGGACGGCGAGACCCAGGTGCTCGCCGGCCTGATCTCGGACGAGGACCGCAGCACGGCGAGCCGCATTCCCGGGCTCGGCGATCTGCCGCTGATCGGCCGCCTGTTTTCGAGCCAGCGCGACGAGCGCAACAAGACCGAAATCGTGCTTCTGATCACGCCGCGGGTGCTGCGCAGCGACGCGACGCGGCTGCCCGCACTGACCGAATTCCGGGGCGGCACCGAGAACGCGATCGGCGGCGGCGGCGCCGTGCCGTTCAGCGCGCCGGCCCTGCCCGAAGCGTCGCAGCCGCCGCTGCCCGACGAAGGCCCGACCTCGCCGTCGGCGATTGCACCCGCGCCCGAGTCGGAGATCCCGCCGGCGCCCGACACGTTCGGGACGCCGAGCGTGCCTGTCCCACAGATTCCCGCACCGCCGGACGCGGCCGATTGA
- the hpf gene encoding ribosome hibernation-promoting factor, HPF/YfiA family, translated as MKTPLQITFRDIEPSEALEAHIREKADKLETFFQPIMSCRVVLEVPHQHKHQGKVFKLRIDIGVPGSEIVVNRDAHEDVYVALRDAFDAARRQLDDYSRRLRRETKTHDREFIGEVVRLYPDEGYGFVRRPDGEERYFSAANLVNVRLEQLGEGDAVKFIEDMSAAEGPQAKRVSVGHHQLPPGGPEAE; from the coding sequence ATGAAGACACCGCTGCAGATCACATTCCGCGACATCGAGCCCTCCGAAGCGCTCGAGGCGCACATCCGCGAGAAGGCCGACAAGCTCGAGACGTTTTTCCAGCCGATCATGTCCTGCCGCGTGGTGCTCGAAGTGCCGCACCAGCACAAGCATCAGGGCAAGGTATTCAAGTTGCGGATCGATATCGGCGTGCCGGGAAGCGAGATCGTCGTCAACCGCGATGCGCACGAAGACGTCTATGTCGCGCTGCGTGACGCGTTCGACGCCGCGCGGCGCCAGCTCGACGACTATTCGCGGCGGTTGCGCCGTGAGACCAAGACCCACGACCGGGAGTTCATCGGCGAGGTCGTCCGTCTCTATCCCGACGAGGGCTACGGTTTTGTGCGCCGCCCGGACGGCGAGGAGCGGTATTTCAGTGCCGCCAACCTCGTGAATGTCAGGCTCGAGCAGCTCGGCGAGGGCGACGCGGTCAAGTTCATCGAGGACATGTCGGCAGCCGAAGGCCCGCAGGCCAAGCGCGTGAGCGTCGGTCACCACCAGCTGCCGCCCGGCGGGCCCGAGGCGGAGTGA
- a CDS encoding type II secretion system protein, with translation MRRRRGFTLVELLVVMAIVALLLTLAMPRYFGHLESSRETILRQDLAVMRDAIDKYNGDTGRYPESLETLVEARYLRAVPVDPITERADTWQPLPPPDPESGGVYDVRSGAPGTARDGSSYADW, from the coding sequence ATGCGGCGGCGCCGCGGCTTCACCCTGGTCGAACTACTGGTCGTGATGGCGATCGTCGCGCTGCTCCTGACTCTCGCCATGCCACGTTATTTCGGCCACCTCGAAAGTTCGCGCGAAACGATCCTCAGGCAGGATCTGGCCGTGATGCGCGACGCGATCGACAAATACAACGGCGACACCGGCCGTTACCCCGAAAGCCTCGAGACCCTGGTCGAGGCCCGTTATCTGCGCGCGGTACCGGTCGACCCGATCACCGAACGCGCCGACACCTGGCAACCGCTGCCCCCCCCGGACCCCGAATCGGGCGGCGTGTACGACGTCAGGAGCGGCGCCCCCGGCACGGCGCGCGACGGGAGCAGCTATGCCGACTGGTGA
- the gspG gene encoding type II secretion system major pseudopilin GspG has product MPSTKLNASPAGQRGFTLLELLVVMVILGLLAGYVAPRYFSQVGKSEVKTAQAQIGALEKALDQYRIDTGHYPTTEQGLAALNAKPADEEKWDGPYLKKAVPNDPWGKPYQYRTPGEHGELDLYSFGRDGVAGGSGEGADIGNW; this is encoded by the coding sequence GTGCCTTCAACCAAATTGAACGCCAGCCCCGCGGGGCAGCGCGGCTTCACGCTGCTCGAACTGCTCGTCGTGATGGTGATCCTGGGCCTGCTCGCGGGTTACGTCGCACCGCGTTATTTCTCGCAAGTCGGCAAATCCGAAGTGAAGACCGCACAGGCGCAGATTGGCGCGCTCGAAAAAGCGCTCGACCAATACCGCATCGACACCGGCCACTACCCCACCACCGAGCAGGGACTCGCCGCCCTGAACGCGAAGCCCGCCGACGAGGAAAAATGGGACGGCCCCTATCTCAAAAAGGCCGTGCCGAACGACCCCTGGGGCAAGCCTTATCAGTACCGCACGCCGGGCGAACACGGCGAACTCGATCTGTACTCGTTCGGCCGTGACGGTGTCGCCGGCGGCAGCGGCGAAGGCGCCGACATCGGCAACTGGTAG
- a CDS encoding hemerythrin domain-containing protein: MKRSPFLQPLSREHHAALVLARACERAGRSGNADDVAATCARAMREYAAQIEAHFDLEERHLLPLLQSDAGQALVRRTLAEHRALRTLLDGLRQNDAAALARFGDTLAAHVRFEERELFPAIEAVM, from the coding sequence ATGAAACGCAGCCCCTTCCTGCAGCCGCTTTCCCGCGAACACCATGCCGCGCTCGTGCTGGCGCGCGCCTGCGAGCGGGCAGGCCGTTCGGGAAACGCCGACGACGTCGCCGCGACCTGTGCGCGTGCCATGCGCGAATACGCGGCACAGATCGAAGCCCATTTCGATCTCGAGGAGCGGCACCTGCTGCCGCTGTTGCAGAGCGACGCGGGGCAAGCGCTGGTGCGACGCACGCTCGCCGAGCACCGTGCGCTGCGCACTTTGCTCGACGGCTTGCGGCAGAACGACGCCGCGGCGCTCGCCCGTTTCGGCGACACGCTGGCGGCCCATGTGCGCTTCGAGGAGCGCGAACTCTTCCCGGCCATCGAAGCCGTGATGTAA
- a CDS encoding GspE/PulE family protein, producing MNAPQTPLSADVLAGLRREAQAAGQSIVLRVQEQFGLDADTALRMVAAQTRLPAFDMAALNALTPDFNRLGFSEAARRHCVAARDGTSKLWLLLTDPWDSAASAYAAHVLGEPFRTGLAHPADLAALLARHEDGLRAMEGVGGGKVQNAADPGIESLSFASIAEDASPVVRLVRSTLYDALKAGASDIHLETDARGLTVKYRIDGVLSHVAQIAGTDVAEQAVSRIKVMSELDIAERRVPQDGRFKVAMQGREVDVRVSVMPSVFGEDAVLRILDRQALSEELAGLTLEGLGYAGTSLARIRKLAAEPYGMLLVTGPTGSGKTTTLYAAISEINHGRDKIVTIEDPVEYQLPGVLQIPVNEKKGLSFARGLRSILRHDPDKIMVGEIRDADTAQIAVQSALTGHLVFTTVHANNVFDVIGRFIHMGVDPYSFVSALNGIVAQRLVRMTCQHCAQAATPNAELLELSGLSVDDTRDYNFRQGAGCGHCRGSGYKGRRAVAEILLLTDTLRELVVARAPIGQIKEAATRGGTRNLRDEALALVKAGDTTLEEINRVTLVG from the coding sequence ATGAACGCGCCGCAAACGCCGCTCAGCGCCGACGTGCTCGCCGGCTTGCGTCGCGAGGCGCAGGCGGCCGGCCAGAGCATCGTGCTGCGCGTGCAGGAGCAGTTCGGCCTCGACGCCGACACGGCCTTGCGCATGGTCGCCGCGCAGACCCGGTTGCCGGCCTTCGACATGGCGGCACTGAATGCGCTCACCCCCGACTTCAACCGCCTGGGCTTCAGCGAGGCCGCACGGCGGCATTGCGTCGCGGCACGCGACGGGACGTCGAAGCTCTGGCTGCTGCTGACCGATCCCTGGGACAGCGCGGCCTCGGCGTACGCCGCGCACGTGCTCGGCGAGCCTTTCCGGACCGGCCTTGCGCACCCCGCCGATCTCGCCGCGCTGCTCGCTCGCCACGAAGACGGCCTGCGCGCGATGGAGGGCGTGGGCGGCGGCAAAGTCCAGAACGCCGCCGACCCCGGCATCGAGTCGCTGTCTTTCGCCAGCATCGCCGAGGACGCGAGCCCGGTCGTGCGGCTCGTGCGCTCGACGCTCTACGACGCGCTCAAGGCCGGCGCGTCGGACATCCACCTCGAGACCGACGCGCGCGGGCTCACGGTCAAATACCGCATCGACGGCGTACTCTCGCACGTCGCGCAGATCGCCGGAACAGACGTCGCCGAGCAGGCGGTCTCGCGGATCAAGGTCATGTCCGAGCTCGACATCGCCGAGCGCCGCGTGCCGCAGGACGGCCGTTTCAAGGTCGCGATGCAAGGCCGCGAAGTCGACGTCCGCGTGTCGGTGATGCCGAGCGTGTTCGGCGAGGACGCGGTACTGCGCATCCTCGACCGTCAGGCGCTGTCCGAGGAACTGGCGGGCTTGACCCTCGAAGGCCTCGGCTACGCCGGGACCTCGCTCGCCCGAATTCGCAAGCTCGCGGCCGAGCCCTACGGCATGCTGCTCGTCACCGGCCCGACGGGATCCGGAAAGACGACGACCCTGTATGCCGCGATTTCGGAGATCAACCACGGCCGCGACAAGATCGTCACGATCGAGGACCCCGTCGAATACCAGCTCCCGGGCGTCCTGCAGATTCCGGTCAACGAGAAAAAGGGGCTCAGCTTCGCGCGCGGCCTGCGCTCGATCCTGCGCCACGATCCCGACAAGATCATGGTCGGTGAAATCCGCGACGCCGACACGGCCCAGATCGCCGTCCAGTCGGCGCTTACCGGGCACCTCGTGTTCACGACCGTGCACGCGAACAACGTCTTCGACGTCATCGGCCGTTTCATCCACATGGGGGTCGACCCCTACAGCTTCGTCTCGGCGCTCAACGGCATCGTCGCGCAACGGCTCGTGCGCATGACTTGCCAGCACTGCGCGCAAGCCGCGACGCCGAACGCGGAACTGCTCGAGCTGTCCGGGCTCAGTGTCGACGACACGCGCGACTACAACTTCCGCCAGGGCGCGGGCTGCGGCCATTGCCGCGGCAGCGGCTACAAGGGCCGCCGAGCGGTCGCCGAGATCCTGCTCCTCACCGACACCCTGCGCGAACTCGTCGTCGCCCGCGCCCCGATCGGCCAGATCAAGGAAGCCGCGACACGCGGCGGCACGCGCAACCTGCGCGACGAAGCCCTCGCGCTGGTGAAGGCCGGCGACACCACCCTCGAAGAGATCAACCGTGTCACGCTGGTCGGCTGA
- a CDS encoding Hsp20/alpha crystallin family protein, which produces MLHTLKQAGKNIGRELNRAWESLAEGWRELLSSSGNALTHFARDKDKDEAEQGGPLDFPHWALLAGEVEETEKDVLVRLEVPGMKKEECTITIEGNTLRLSGEKHFAREAHDSTYHVMERAYGVFHRSVPLPRNVDSDKAEASYSNGVLTVRLPKLPGEQARSVPIS; this is translated from the coding sequence ATGTTGCACACGCTGAAACAAGCCGGAAAGAACATCGGACGCGAACTCAACCGCGCATGGGAAAGCCTCGCCGAAGGCTGGCGGGAACTGCTCAGCAGCAGCGGCAACGCGCTGACGCACTTTGCGCGCGACAAGGACAAGGACGAGGCCGAACAGGGCGGGCCCCTTGATTTTCCGCATTGGGCGCTGCTCGCGGGCGAAGTCGAGGAAACCGAGAAGGACGTGCTCGTGCGCCTCGAAGTGCCGGGCATGAAGAAGGAAGAGTGCACGATCACGATCGAGGGCAACACGCTGAGGCTGTCCGGCGAGAAACACTTCGCACGCGAGGCCCACGACAGCACCTATCACGTCATGGAGCGGGCCTACGGCGTGTTTCACCGCAGCGTTCCCCTGCCGCGCAACGTCGACAGCGACAAGGCAGAGGCGAGCTACAGCAACGGCGTTCTGACCGTGCGCCTGCCCAAGCTGCCCGGCGAACAGGCGCGCTCGGTGCCGATCAGCTGA
- a CDS encoding type II secretion system protein → MARAPAGFSLIELMVTLAVLALLASVALPYGQLALQRQKEVELREALREIRGALDAYRQAVREGRVDAPADASGYPPDLDALWQGVADKTKPDASKLYFLRRLPRDPLFPDAAAPPASTWGLRSYASPPDAPAAGKDVFDVYSLSPALGLNGVPYREW, encoded by the coding sequence ATGGCCCGCGCGCCCGCAGGCTTCAGCCTGATCGAACTCATGGTCACGCTGGCCGTGCTGGCGCTCCTGGCGAGCGTCGCGCTGCCCTATGGCCAGCTTGCGCTGCAACGCCAGAAGGAGGTCGAATTGCGCGAGGCATTGCGCGAGATCCGCGGCGCGCTCGACGCCTACCGCCAGGCCGTGCGCGAGGGCCGGGTCGACGCGCCGGCCGACGCGAGCGGCTATCCGCCCGATCTCGACGCGCTCTGGCAGGGCGTCGCCGACAAGACCAAGCCGGACGCAAGCAAGCTTTATTTCCTGCGTCGTCTGCCGCGTGATCCCTTGTTCCCCGACGCGGCGGCGCCGCCCGCGTCGACCTGGGGCCTGCGCAGCTATGCGAGTCCGCCCGACGCCCCGGCCGCCGGAAAAGACGTATTCGACGTCTATTCGCTTTCGCCCGCGCTCGGCCTCAACGGCGTGCCCTACCGTGAGTGGTGA
- a CDS encoding type II secretion system protein codes for MPTGERGQRGFTYLYVLLMIALVSLGLAAAGTVWRTEARRANEAELLFVGAQYRQAIESYYTLDPGLPRLPQSVADLLEDRRRPEPVRHLRRAYRDPITGREMQSIVAEGEGIVGMMSAAPGRPLKQAGFPPEEQDFSDAESYAEWRFVFVPPTAPRADGAFPDAAGAPGPALDGSGRMDAPIEPGYPR; via the coding sequence ATGCCGACTGGTGAGCGCGGCCAACGCGGCTTCACCTATCTCTACGTGCTGCTGATGATCGCGCTCGTCAGCCTCGGCCTGGCTGCGGCGGGCACGGTCTGGCGCACCGAGGCACGGCGGGCGAACGAAGCCGAATTGCTGTTCGTCGGCGCGCAGTACCGCCAGGCCATCGAGAGCTACTACACGCTCGACCCGGGCCTGCCGCGGCTGCCGCAAAGCGTCGCCGACCTGCTCGAGGACCGGCGCCGGCCCGAGCCGGTACGCCATCTGCGGCGGGCCTACCGCGATCCGATCACCGGCAGGGAAATGCAGTCCATCGTGGCGGAGGGCGAAGGCATCGTCGGCATGATGAGCGCAGCGCCCGGCCGTCCACTCAAGCAGGCGGGCTTCCCGCCCGAAGAGCAGGACTTCAGCGATGCCGAAAGCTACGCCGAGTGGCGCTTCGTCTTCGTCCCGCCGACCGCGCCGCGTGCCGACGGCGCATTCCCCGACGCGGCGGGCGCGCCCGGCCCGGCGCTGGACGGCTCAGGGCGCATGGACGCCCCCATCGAGCCCGGATACCCGCGATGA
- a CDS encoding DUF2934 domain-containing protein: MARRTSTSTPRTQPSEAVRGWDMPNDERERMIREAAYYRYVRRGYSDGQDLDDWLAAEAALFAGEWELAVDKQGRDLPAADEEPEIQQQSARSAGKDDAVKRAIRKSPRRAIPQIEGIDPAEAPARE, translated from the coding sequence ATGGCCAGAAGGACCAGCACCTCGACCCCCCGCACCCAGCCCTCGGAGGCGGTGCGCGGCTGGGATATGCCCAACGACGAACGTGAACGCATGATCCGCGAGGCGGCCTATTACCGCTATGTGCGCCGCGGCTACAGCGATGGACAGGACCTCGACGACTGGCTCGCCGCCGAGGCCGCGCTCTTCGCCGGCGAATGGGAACTCGCGGTCGACAAGCAGGGCCGCGACCTGCCGGCGGCGGACGAGGAGCCCGAAATCCAGCAACAAAGCGCGCGCAGCGCCGGCAAGGACGACGCGGTCAAGCGCGCGATCAGGAAAAGCCCGCGACGCGCGATTCCGCAGATCGAAGGCATCGATCCGGCGGAAGCGCCGGCGCGCGAATAA
- a CDS encoding type II secretion system F family protein: protein MRYRVKALRPGVGVSALTLEALDETEVRARLQREGLQVISVAAARAAWLRPRARFPLLLFTQELIALLDAGLTLSEALETLAEKEHRAESRQLIERLLASMREGRPFSAALAAQDAFPPLYAATVRAAESTGDLSPALARYVSYQSQIDTVKKKVVSAAIYPMLLIAVGTLVVAFLLGYVVPRFATVYADTGRDLPWMSQMLLRWGQAVDSHGGLIALAALALGGGLVLALAQPASRAALTRLAWRVPALGERLRTFDLARFYRSLGMLLSGGIPIVSALGMVSGLLSAQLRVGATTAMEAMRRGQSISTAFALGDLTTPVAARLLRVGEKSGRMGEMMERIAVFHDEEMARWVDWFTRLFEPLLMVFIGLVIGSIVVLLYMPIFELAGSLE from the coding sequence ATGCGCTACCGGGTGAAAGCCTTGCGCCCGGGGGTCGGCGTGAGCGCCCTCACGCTCGAGGCGCTCGACGAGACCGAGGTGCGCGCGCGACTACAGCGCGAAGGCCTACAGGTGATTTCCGTCGCCGCCGCGCGCGCCGCCTGGCTCAGACCGCGCGCACGTTTCCCGCTGTTGCTGTTCACGCAGGAGCTGATCGCACTACTCGACGCCGGGCTCACCCTGTCGGAAGCGCTGGAAACACTGGCCGAGAAAGAGCACCGCGCGGAGTCGCGGCAATTGATCGAGCGCCTGCTCGCCAGCATGCGCGAAGGCCGGCCGTTTTCTGCCGCGCTTGCGGCCCAGGACGCCTTCCCGCCGCTTTACGCGGCAACGGTGCGCGCGGCCGAGAGCACGGGCGACCTCTCGCCCGCGCTCGCCCGCTACGTCAGCTACCAGAGCCAGATCGACACGGTGAAGAAAAAGGTCGTCTCGGCGGCGATCTATCCGATGCTGCTCATCGCGGTCGGCACGCTCGTGGTCGCGTTCCTGCTCGGCTACGTGGTGCCGCGCTTCGCCACCGTCTACGCCGACACCGGCCGCGACCTGCCCTGGATGTCGCAGATGCTGCTGCGCTGGGGACAGGCCGTCGACAGCCACGGCGGCCTGATCGCCCTCGCCGCCCTCGCCCTCGGCGGCGGCCTGGTGCTGGCGCTCGCCCAGCCGGCGAGCCGCGCGGCGCTAACCCGCCTCGCCTGGCGTGTTCCTGCGCTCGGCGAACGGCTGCGCACCTTCGACCTCGCGCGCTTCTATCGCAGCCTCGGCATGCTGCTGAGCGGCGGCATCCCGATCGTCTCGGCGCTCGGCATGGTGTCGGGGCTGCTCTCGGCGCAACTGCGCGTCGGCGCGACGACGGCGATGGAAGCGATGCGCCGCGGGCAAAGCATCTCGACCGCATTCGCGCTTGGCGACCTGACGACACCGGTCGCCGCCCGTCTGTTGCGCGTCGGCGAAAAGAGCGGCCGCATGGGCGAGATGATGGAGCGCATCGCGGTCTTCCACGACGAAGAGATGGCGCGCTGGGTCGACTGGTTCACCCGGCTCTTCGAACCGCTTTTGATGGTGTTCATCGGGCTCGTCATCGGGTCGATCGTGGTCCTGCTCTACATGCCTATTTTCGAACTCGCGGGGTCGCTCGAATGA
- the polX gene encoding DNA polymerase/3'-5' exonuclease PolX produces MPTHNADIAAVFSEIADRLEIQGANPFRIRAYRNAALTLGELAQDARGMLAKGEDLRHIPGIGDDLASKISEIVDTGRCDLLERLRRDLPPAVTELLRIPGLGPRRVRALYHDLQVQTVEQLYRAARDGRIRALPGFGEKTELHIIEAIEAHASKTQRFKLAVAAQYADALSAFLQTQPGVTKVAVAGSFRRMRETVGDLDIVATAAADSPVIARLTGYDEVATVLGAGSTRASVVLKSGLQVDLRVVAEQAFGAALHYFTGSKAHNIALRRIAQRRGLKINEYGVFRDSERIAGEDESSVYRSVDLPWIPPELREDRGEIEAARAGHLPRLVERADLRGDLHAHTTATDGHDSLREMARAAQAIGLEYLAITEHSRRLAVARGLDPLRLARQCDAIDRLNAELDSFTLLKGIEVDILENGDLDLPDDVLGRLDLVVGAVHSRFDLSRARQTRRILRAMEHPHFTLLAHPTGRRLEHREPYDVDMLRIIREAKSRGCFLELNAHPERLDLLDTHCHMAKEEGVLVSVNSDAHSRFDFANLSYGIGQARRGWLEKDDVLNTRPLAALRPLLKRTM; encoded by the coding sequence ATGCCCACGCACAACGCCGATATCGCCGCGGTCTTTTCCGAAATCGCCGACCGCCTTGAAATCCAGGGCGCCAACCCGTTTCGCATCCGCGCCTACCGCAACGCGGCGTTGACGCTCGGCGAGCTCGCGCAGGACGCGCGCGGCATGCTCGCCAAAGGCGAGGACTTGCGGCACATCCCCGGCATCGGCGACGACCTGGCGAGCAAGATCAGCGAAATCGTCGACACGGGCCGCTGCGATCTGCTCGAACGCCTGCGGCGCGACCTGCCGCCGGCCGTCACCGAGTTGCTGCGCATTCCCGGTCTCGGTCCGCGCCGGGTCCGCGCGCTCTATCACGATCTGCAGGTACAGACCGTCGAGCAGCTCTACCGCGCGGCGCGCGACGGCCGCATCCGCGCGTTGCCCGGTTTCGGCGAAAAAACCGAGCTTCACATCATCGAGGCGATCGAGGCACACGCGAGCAAGACGCAGCGCTTCAAGCTCGCCGTCGCCGCCCAGTATGCCGACGCGCTCAGCGCATTCCTGCAGACCCAGCCCGGGGTAACAAAGGTCGCGGTCGCCGGCAGCTTCCGGCGCATGCGCGAGACCGTCGGCGACCTCGACATCGTCGCGACGGCTGCCGCCGACAGCCCCGTGATCGCGCGGCTGACCGGCTACGACGAGGTCGCGACCGTCCTCGGGGCAGGCAGCACCCGCGCAAGCGTCGTCCTCAAGAGCGGCCTGCAGGTCGATCTGCGCGTCGTCGCCGAGCAGGCGTTCGGCGCGGCGCTGCACTATTTCACCGGATCCAAGGCCCACAACATCGCGCTCCGGCGGATCGCGCAAAGGCGCGGCCTCAAGATCAACGAGTACGGCGTGTTCCGCGACAGCGAGCGCATCGCCGGCGAGGACGAGAGCTCGGTCTACCGCAGCGTCGACCTGCCCTGGATTCCGCCCGAACTGCGCGAGGACCGCGGCGAAATCGAGGCCGCGCGCGCCGGCCATCTGCCGCGGCTGGTCGAGCGCGCCGACCTGCGCGGCGACCTCCACGCGCACACCACGGCGACCGACGGCCACGACAGCCTGCGCGAGATGGCGCGCGCAGCCCAGGCGATCGGCCTCGAGTATCTCGCGATCACCGAACACTCACGCCGTCTCGCGGTGGCACGCGGACTCGACCCGCTCCGACTCGCGCGGCAATGCGACGCGATCGACCGGCTCAACGCCGAACTCGACAGCTTCACCTTGCTGAAGGGCATCGAGGTCGACATCCTCGAAAACGGCGATCTCGACCTCCCCGACGACGTGCTCGGCCGCCTCGACCTGGTCGTCGGCGCGGTGCACAGCCGATTCGACCTCTCGCGCGCACGGCAGACGCGCCGCATCCTGCGCGCGATGGAACACCCGCACTTCACGCTGCTCGCGCATCCCACCGGGCGCCGGCTCGAGCACCGCGAGCCCTACGACGTCGACATGCTGCGCATCATCCGCGAGGCGAAAAGCCGCGGCTGCTTTCTCGAACTCAACGCCCATCCCGAACGCCTCGACCTGCTCGACACCCACTGCCACATGGCGAAGGAGGAAGGCGTGCTCGTGAGCGTCAACTCGGACGCGCACAGCCGCTTCGACTTCGCGAACCTCAGTTACGGGATAGGGCAGGCGCGCCGCGGCTGGCTCGAGAAGGACGACGTCCTCAACACCCGACCGCTCGCGGCGCTGAGACCGCTGCTGAAGCGCACGATGTAA